One stretch of Dyella jiangningensis DNA includes these proteins:
- a CDS encoding DUF4398 domain-containing protein produces MKSLTLRLSAVLLALAATGVAQAAKEDMDVARLTNSLDQLSGDPSLGAYAQAEQARARDAVNQLAQARSRDRAHALYLAERRVDLARATAQLQDAQQQINRLDREHDQIQLDGSRREAEMARRELERQRLQYQMEQEESARQLAAGAEATAQAQAQAEQAKKVAAAQARVANAAKKQAELAAQAAKLMRSQMQQGDNGSSDKDQGK; encoded by the coding sequence ATGAAATCCCTGACCCTACGACTCTCCGCCGTGCTCCTGGCGCTGGCCGCCACCGGCGTGGCACAGGCCGCCAAGGAAGACATGGACGTGGCTCGCCTGACCAACAGCCTTGACCAGCTGTCCGGCGATCCCAGCCTGGGCGCCTACGCCCAGGCCGAGCAGGCCCGCGCCCGCGATGCCGTGAACCAGCTGGCCCAGGCCCGCTCGCGTGACCGCGCACACGCCCTGTACCTGGCCGAGCGTCGCGTCGACCTGGCGCGCGCCACGGCGCAGCTGCAGGACGCCCAGCAGCAGATCAACCGGCTCGACCGCGAGCACGACCAGATCCAGCTCGACGGCAGCCGCCGCGAGGCTGAAATGGCCCGCCGCGAGCTGGAGCGCCAGCGCCTGCAATACCAGATGGAGCAGGAGGAATCCGCCCGCCAGCTGGCTGCCGGTGCCGAGGCGACTGCCCAGGCCCAGGCCCAGGCCGAGCAGGCCAAGAAGGTCGCGGCAGCCCAGGCCCGCGTAGCCAACGCCGCCAAGAAGCAGGCCGAGCTGGCCGCCCAGGCCGCCAAGCTGATGCGTTCGCAGATGCAGCAGGGCGACAACGGTTCCTCGGACAAGGACCAGGGCAAGTAA
- a CDS encoding YdcH family protein encodes MFENQQRDDVEALMKADAEFRRLYQHHRELDSKVHDAEIGVLPIDDMTLSGMKKEKLHAKERLQRMWDTRAHRIN; translated from the coding sequence ATGTTTGAAAACCAGCAGCGTGATGATGTCGAAGCTTTGATGAAGGCCGACGCGGAGTTCCGTCGGCTGTACCAGCACCATCGGGAGCTCGACAGCAAGGTGCACGACGCCGAGATCGGCGTACTTCCCATCGATGACATGACGTTATCGGGCATGAAGAAGGAGAAGCTCCACGCCAAGGAGCGACTCCAGCGCATGTGGGACACCCGAGCGCACCGCATCAACTGA
- a CDS encoding pyridoxal-phosphate dependent enzyme produces MTVHQSVLELIGRTPMVRAQRLDVGPCELFLKLESANPGGSVKDRIGLSMIEGAEKAGKIRPGDTLVEGTAGNTGLGLALVAQQKGYRLILVVPDKMSREKIFNLKAMGAEVVLTRSDVAKGHPEYYQDMAERIARETPGAYFINQFGNPDNPAAHIATTGPEILEQLDGRVDAVVVGCGSSGTLSGLSKFFAERSPNTEFVLADPVGSILAQYINDGTLSTKSASWMVEGIGEDFLPSISDFTRVKKAYAIPDKESFLVARELLAKEGILGGSSTGTLLAAALRYCREQTTPKRVVTLVCDTGNKYLSKMYNDYWMLDNGFLEREQHGDLRDLLLRPFAQRDTVVVGPNELLMTAYTRMKLYDVSQLPVMDGNRLVGILDESDVLMHVHADESKFRDAVSTAMITNLQMLDVRSPIESLLPVFDRGHVAIVVDGDQFLGLITRIDLLNYLRRKVH; encoded by the coding sequence ATGACGGTCCACCAGAGTGTCCTCGAACTGATCGGACGTACCCCGATGGTACGCGCGCAGCGCCTGGACGTCGGACCGTGTGAACTCTTCCTCAAGCTGGAAAGCGCCAACCCCGGCGGTTCGGTCAAGGACCGCATCGGCCTGTCGATGATCGAAGGCGCCGAGAAGGCGGGAAAGATCCGCCCCGGCGACACGCTGGTGGAGGGCACCGCCGGCAACACCGGACTCGGCCTTGCGCTCGTCGCGCAGCAGAAGGGTTACCGCCTCATCCTGGTGGTGCCCGACAAGATGAGCCGCGAGAAGATCTTCAACCTCAAGGCGATGGGTGCCGAAGTCGTGCTCACCCGTTCGGACGTGGCGAAGGGCCACCCCGAGTACTACCAGGACATGGCCGAGCGTATCGCGCGCGAAACACCGGGCGCGTACTTCATCAACCAGTTCGGCAACCCGGACAACCCGGCGGCGCACATCGCGACCACGGGCCCGGAAATCCTCGAGCAGCTCGACGGAAGGGTCGACGCCGTTGTCGTCGGCTGCGGCTCGTCGGGCACGTTGAGCGGCCTGTCCAAGTTCTTTGCTGAGCGGTCGCCAAACACGGAGTTCGTGCTGGCCGATCCGGTCGGTTCCATTCTTGCTCAGTACATCAACGACGGGACACTCTCGACCAAGTCGGCCAGTTGGATGGTGGAAGGCATCGGCGAAGATTTCCTTCCCTCCATCAGCGACTTCACCCGCGTGAAGAAGGCCTATGCGATTCCCGACAAGGAGAGCTTCCTGGTGGCGCGAGAGTTGTTGGCGAAAGAGGGCATCCTCGGTGGTTCGTCCACCGGCACGCTGCTGGCCGCCGCACTGCGCTATTGCCGCGAGCAGACCACACCCAAGCGGGTGGTGACGCTGGTGTGCGACACGGGCAACAAGTACCTGTCGAAGATGTACAACGACTATTGGATGCTCGACAACGGCTTCCTCGAACGCGAGCAACATGGTGACCTGCGTGACCTGCTGCTGCGCCCCTTCGCGCAGCGCGACACGGTGGTAGTTGGCCCGAACGAGCTGCTGATGACGGCCTATACGCGCATGAAGCTTTACGACGTGTCGCAGCTGCCGGTGATGGACGGCAACCGACTGGTCGGCATCCTCGACGAGTCGGACGTGCTGATGCATGTGCATGCGGACGAAAGCAAGTTCCGCGATGCCGTGTCCACCGCCATGATCACCAACCTGCAGATGCTGGACGTGCGCTCGCCGATCGAGTCGCTGCTGCCGGTGTTCGATCGCGGCCACGTGGCCATCGTGGTGGATGGCGACCAGTTCCTTGGCCTGATCACGCGGATCGATCTGCTGAACTACCTACGACGCAAGGTGCATTGA
- a CDS encoding DUF4398 domain-containing protein yields MNQAQVQLQAARDADAADYAPVDLGFAQNKFQQAQNAMASRKYDDAATLADEARADAELARAKARLAAARSQIQSKTNANRQLREQIEQSLSEQQQQDQSQNSGLPAQQQTQDMPAPPSSSLEPMPEGQGFQTLPQNNPQPVPQVNRDDQGGHL; encoded by the coding sequence ATGAATCAGGCGCAGGTCCAGCTGCAGGCGGCACGCGATGCCGATGCCGCCGATTACGCGCCGGTCGACCTGGGCTTTGCCCAGAACAAGTTCCAGCAGGCCCAGAACGCCATGGCCAGCCGCAAGTACGACGACGCGGCCACCCTGGCGGACGAGGCTCGCGCGGACGCCGAACTGGCCCGCGCCAAGGCGCGCCTGGCCGCCGCCCGGTCGCAGATCCAGAGCAAGACCAACGCCAATCGCCAGCTGCGCGAGCAGATCGAGCAATCGCTTTCCGAGCAGCAACAGCAGGACCAGTCGCAGAACTCGGGCCTGCCGGCGCAGCAGCAGACCCAGGACATGCCGGCGCCGCCGAGCTCTTCGCTCGAACCCATGCCGGAGGGCCAGGGTTTCCAGACGCTGCCGCAGAACAATCCCCAGCCCGTACCCCAGGTGAACCGTGACGACCAGGGAGGCCACCTATGA